GGCGATCGCGGACGTGATCGCCTTCGACGCCGCCTTCTCCGTGCTCTCGTCCCGCCCCTGATTCCGGGAAACCAGAGACTGAGCGATCACCTGGCCCTCCAGCACGTGGGTTCCCGGCGGAGTGGCTATGCGGACGACGACCTGATGCGCGCGTGCGAAAGCGACGAGGTCCTCGAAGTCGACGTATTGCACATAGCCCGAGGCGGTGGCGAAGAACTCCTCATGGACGATGAGGTCATCCGGTTCCGTCGCCACCGTGTCACGGTCCGACGCGTCGGGATAGAGGAGGTCGATGACCTCGACGAGCTCCCTCAGCACCCGCCCCTGCAGGGTGGTCACCTGGACCGACCTGGCGATGTGGTGGATGAAGTACACGAGCACCGCGACGTCGGCGATCGCCAGGAAGACGGCGAACGTCACTGCCGTGACGGGGACGAACGCAGAGATCGAGTCCTGCTCGGTCCGCACCGCGCGCAGCACCACCAGCGTGTAGAGGAACGTCGAGGTGAGGACCGCGAGGACGAACTGGTTCCCGCGGTCCGCCATGAAGTTCCGCACCAGGCGGGGACCATAGGCCGATGATGTCGTGGCCAGCACCGAGATCGTGATCGAGAAGGATGTCGCCGCCACCCCGAGCATGGTCCCGCCGATGACGGTGAGGATCGCGCGCCCGCCCGTCGCGGACAGATCCGCCAGGAGGGCGCCCGACGTATCGCCGTTCGCGAGCAGCAGGCGGTCGAGCTCGGTCAGTCCGATCGCGAGGGCGATCGCCGCCACCCCGAACACCGTCGGCAGGAACCAGAAGGACTCGCGAGCGCGAAGGAACCAGGTACGCATTCCCGAAGGTTAGTCGTGGATCAGCCCACAGCACACGACCTGACGCGTGGCGGGGGCGGATTCCCTCCCTGGAAAAAGTGCGGAGACGAGGGGATTTGAACCCCTGGTCCCCGTGAGGGGACTCCACCTTAGCAGGGTGGTGCACTCGGCCGGACTATGCGACGTCTCCAGGCATCCGACCCGAAAGCACGGATGCACCTCACCATCATAACCGGAATGCGGAGCTGTCACGAACCGGCGCCCGCATCGCCCGGAAAGGGTGACACTCGCCGAGCGCTCGGTCCGCACGGATGTCACGATGAGCGTGCGA
Above is a window of Microbacterium aurugineum DNA encoding:
- a CDS encoding DUF2254 domain-containing protein, with the protein product MRTWFLRARESFWFLPTVFGVAAIALAIGLTELDRLLLANGDTSGALLADLSATGGRAILTVIGGTMLGVAATSFSITISVLATTSSAYGPRLVRNFMADRGNQFVLAVLTSTFLYTLVVLRAVRTEQDSISAFVPVTAVTFAVFLAIADVAVLVYFIHHIARSVQVTTLQGRVLRELVEVIDLLYPDASDRDTVATEPDDLIVHEEFFATASGYVQYVDFEDLVAFARAHQVVVRIATPPGTHVLEGQVIAQSLVSRNQGRDESTEKAASKAITSAIAVGAARTPHQDLGFAVQGLTEIGVRGLAAGTNDPYTAVAAIDALSSALVTLCGRPAADGRYPGDDGELRVVCRWPSPIELIADALLALRTYGMNHPLVVRAGVGLLERLEAAMTGGDRLRLRDEIAAFRSAYVATDPPPTDAAPVLERLDGTVRRLP